In Roseomonas fluvialis, one genomic interval encodes:
- a CDS encoding thiosulfate oxidation carrier protein SoxY, with protein MTTRRSLLALALLPAAAATADDALQAAIRDAVGNAAITDGGITLRAPATAENGGQVPITILAESPMTAADHVTAIHVFATANPTPGIATFRLTPLLARAEVQTRIRLAEAQHVIVLAQMNDGRVRRATAEVRVTTGGCLT; from the coding sequence ATGACGACCCGACGTTCCCTGCTGGCGCTGGCGCTGCTCCCGGCGGCGGCGGCCACCGCCGACGATGCCCTGCAGGCTGCCATCCGCGACGCCGTCGGCAACGCCGCCATCACCGATGGCGGCATAACGCTGCGCGCGCCGGCCACCGCCGAGAATGGCGGCCAGGTGCCGATCACCATCCTGGCCGAAAGCCCCATGACGGCCGCCGACCACGTCACGGCCATCCATGTCTTCGCCACCGCCAACCCGACACCGGGAATCGCCACGTTCCGCCTGACGCCGCTGCTGGCGCGCGCCGAGGTGCAGACCCGCATCCGCCTGGCCGAGGCGCAGCACGTGATCGTCCTGGCGCAGATGAACGACGGCCGCGTTCGCCGCGCCACCGCCGAGGTCCGCGTCACCACCGGGGGCTGCCTGACATGA
- a CDS encoding arginase family protein yields MSEPLFTAPPTFMGIPAGAVQPGNRVAILGVPFDCGIHPFRIGSREGPAAVRAQSPLIRRHHPVLADFDLLAALNAVDCGDVAGITPGRITEAHPRIEAAADAILQAGAIPVGIGGDGSVSLPLMRAAARHHPGLVALHVDSHTDAYPYDPANPYDASNQFTHAAEEALVDAAATWHVGIRGFTGVPGVVRHAEGLGFRVVTTEDLVRRGTAQAMAEFRDVVGDRPLYLCWDMDVFDPSVAPGVATPAWGGLTAREGIALMRSLSGLNIVAADFNTVSPNHDVQGMAASLCAHMMMEFLVLVAQRLLPEPLGR; encoded by the coding sequence ATGAGCGAACCCCTGTTCACCGCGCCGCCAACCTTCATGGGCATCCCCGCCGGCGCGGTGCAGCCGGGCAACCGCGTCGCCATCCTGGGCGTGCCCTTCGACTGCGGCATCCACCCCTTCCGCATCGGCTCGCGCGAGGGCCCCGCCGCGGTGCGCGCGCAATCCCCGCTGATCCGCCGCCACCACCCTGTCCTGGCGGATTTCGACCTGCTGGCCGCGCTCAACGCCGTCGATTGCGGCGATGTCGCTGGCATCACGCCGGGCCGGATCACCGAGGCCCACCCGCGCATCGAGGCCGCCGCCGACGCCATCCTGCAGGCCGGCGCGATCCCGGTGGGCATCGGCGGCGACGGGTCCGTCTCGCTGCCGCTGATGCGCGCCGCGGCGCGGCACCACCCGGGCCTGGTCGCGCTGCACGTGGACAGCCACACCGACGCCTATCCCTACGACCCGGCCAACCCCTACGACGCCTCCAACCAGTTCACCCATGCGGCGGAGGAGGCGCTGGTGGACGCCGCCGCCACCTGGCATGTCGGCATCCGCGGCTTCACCGGCGTGCCGGGCGTGGTCCGTCACGCCGAAGGGCTCGGCTTCCGCGTGGTCACCACGGAGGACCTGGTCCGCCGCGGCACCGCGCAGGCCATGGCGGAATTCCGCGACGTGGTGGGCGACCGGCCGCTGTACCTGTGCTGGGACATGGACGTGTTTGACCCCTCCGTGGCACCGGGGGTCGCGACCCCGGCCTGGGGCGGGCTGACGGCGCGGGAGGGGATCGCGCTGATGCGCTCCCTGTCGGGCCTGAACATCGTCGCGGCCGACTTCAACACCGTCAGCCCGAACCACGACGTGCAGGGCATGGCGGCGTCGCTCTGCGCGCACATGATGATGGAGTTCCTGGTCCTGGTCGCGCAGCGTCTGCTGCCGGAGCCGCTAGGTCGATAG
- a CDS encoding HNH endonuclease, whose product MPDGGVFTGGQSYPALVLNADFRPLSYFPLSVWSWQDAIKAVFLDRVSVLSEYEVEVHSPSLALRLPSVIALKEYIPAARRPAFTRFNVFLRDRFECQYCGEGRPTHELTFDHVIPRSRGGRTSWDNVVTACGPCNLRKGNHLPRECRMIPRQEPRQPTSWELQDNGRGFPPNYLHQSWRDYLYWDSELEN is encoded by the coding sequence TTGCCTGACGGCGGAGTTTTCACCGGCGGCCAGTCCTACCCGGCGCTCGTGCTGAACGCGGATTTCCGCCCGCTGTCCTATTTCCCGCTATCGGTCTGGTCCTGGCAGGATGCGATCAAGGCGGTGTTCCTGGACCGTGTCTCGGTGCTGTCCGAGTACGAGGTGGAGGTGCATTCGCCATCGCTGGCGCTGCGGCTGCCTTCCGTCATCGCGCTGAAGGAATACATCCCGGCGGCGCGGCGGCCGGCCTTCACGCGCTTCAACGTGTTCCTGCGCGACCGCTTCGAATGCCAGTATTGCGGCGAGGGGCGGCCGACGCATGAGCTGACCTTCGACCACGTGATCCCGCGCTCGCGCGGCGGGCGGACGTCGTGGGACAACGTCGTGACCGCCTGCGGGCCGTGCAACCTGCGCAAGGGCAACCACCTGCCGCGCGAATGCCGGATGATCCCGCGCCAGGAACCGCGCCAGCCGACCTCGTGGGAATTGCAGGACAATGGGCGGGGCTTCCCGCCGAACTACCTGCACCAGTCGTGGCGGGATTATCTGTATTGGGACAGCGAGCTGGAGAATTAG
- a CDS encoding thiosulfate oxidation carrier complex protein SoxZ — protein MSTLNAPRIRIPRSARAGEVIEIRTLIEHPMETGLQGPRRDMLTRLLVRMNGETLLAADFRNGTSANPYHVFFVRMERTSSFDFTWTDEAGRSARAEARVTVG, from the coding sequence ATGAGCACGCTCAACGCACCCCGCATCCGCATCCCGCGCAGTGCCCGCGCGGGCGAGGTGATCGAGATCCGCACCCTGATCGAGCACCCGATGGAGACAGGCCTGCAGGGGCCGCGCCGCGACATGCTGACCCGCCTGCTGGTGCGCATGAACGGCGAGACGCTGCTGGCGGCGGACTTCCGCAACGGCACCTCGGCCAACCCGTACCATGTGTTCTTCGTGCGGATGGAGCGCACCAGCAGCTTCGACTTCACCTGGACAGACGAGGCCGGGCGCAGCGCGCGGGCCGAGGCGCGCGTCACGGTCGGCTAG
- a CDS encoding NAD(P)/FAD-dependent oxidoreductase — MTMILSRRAILAAGALLAAPTPLRAQGAMRLLVIGGGFGGASAASFARRSYPDVQVTLVEPQRAFVTCPYGNLLLGGERQISQITHSYDGLRARGVTLVHDRAAGIDAAAKTVRLAGGQTLAYDRLILSPGIALRWGAIEGYDQAAADVMPHAWIPADGAQTLLLRRQLEAMPDGGVVGLAIPGNPFRCPPGPYERISMIAHYLKRHKPRSKIIALDAKEGFSKQGLFQDGWRALYGDMIEWVPGNRDGKVVKIDVAERVLETEFGTRHKVDVANVIPPQSAAALAAETGLVNDSGWVPVNTRTFEARAAQGIHVIGDANIPGPMPKSGYVANTTAKQAVASAVALHRGQTPPEAVYFNTCYSHVGENYGISVVGIFRPNADGTAITEVPNSGGVSPRGDLPEQRRAEAIYADAWYDSITRSMFG, encoded by the coding sequence ATGACCATGATCCTCTCCCGCCGCGCCATCCTCGCCGCCGGCGCCCTGCTTGCCGCGCCCACGCCGCTGCGCGCGCAGGGTGCGATGCGCCTGCTGGTGATCGGTGGCGGCTTCGGCGGCGCGTCGGCCGCCAGTTTCGCGCGACGCTCCTACCCGGACGTCCAGGTCACGCTGGTCGAACCGCAGCGCGCCTTCGTCACCTGCCCCTATGGCAACCTGCTGCTGGGCGGCGAACGGCAAATCAGCCAGATCACCCATTCCTACGACGGTCTGCGCGCGCGCGGGGTCACCCTGGTGCACGACCGCGCCGCCGGCATCGACGCCGCCGCGAAGACCGTGCGCCTGGCGGGCGGCCAGACGCTGGCCTACGACCGGCTGATCCTTTCCCCCGGCATTGCGCTCCGCTGGGGCGCCATCGAGGGCTACGACCAGGCCGCCGCGGATGTCATGCCCCACGCCTGGATCCCCGCCGACGGCGCGCAGACACTGCTGCTGCGCCGCCAATTGGAAGCGATGCCGGATGGCGGCGTGGTCGGCCTCGCCATCCCCGGCAACCCGTTCCGCTGCCCGCCGGGACCCTACGAGCGCATCAGCATGATCGCGCACTACCTCAAGCGGCATAAGCCGCGATCGAAGATCATCGCGCTCGACGCGAAGGAGGGCTTCAGCAAGCAGGGCCTGTTCCAGGATGGCTGGCGCGCCCTGTACGGCGACATGATCGAATGGGTGCCGGGCAACCGCGACGGCAAGGTCGTGAAGATCGACGTGGCCGAGCGCGTGCTGGAAACCGAATTCGGCACACGCCACAAGGTCGACGTCGCCAACGTCATCCCGCCGCAATCCGCCGCCGCGCTGGCCGCCGAGACCGGCCTGGTCAACGACAGCGGCTGGGTGCCGGTGAACACGCGCACCTTCGAAGCCCGTGCGGCGCAGGGCATCCATGTGATCGGCGACGCCAATATCCCCGGCCCCATGCCGAAGTCCGGCTATGTCGCGAACACAACGGCCAAGCAGGCGGTGGCCAGCGCGGTGGCGCTGCATCGCGGCCAGACTCCGCCTGAAGCCGTGTATTTCAACACCTGCTACAGCCACGTGGGCGAGAACTACGGCATCTCGGTCGTGGGCATCTTCCGCCCGAACGCCGACGGCACCGCCATCACGGAAGTGCCGAATTCCGGCGGCGTCTCCCCGCGCGGCGACCTGCCGGAACAGCGCCGCGCCGAGGCGATCTACGCCGACGCCTGGTATGACAGCATCACGCGATCCATGTTCGGCTGA
- a CDS encoding c-type cytochrome — translation MRPNALRGSILALALAALPMAARAQAPLAAEGCLGCHGPDGRGVTGAGAINGRDRAELIAIMLAFRANERPGTIMGRIARGYTEAEIAAVAEHFSRIR, via the coding sequence ATGCGGCCAAACGCCCTGCGGGGTTCGATCCTCGCCCTTGCCCTCGCCGCCCTGCCCATGGCGGCCCGCGCCCAGGCGCCGCTCGCCGCCGAGGGCTGCCTCGGCTGCCACGGGCCCGACGGCCGCGGCGTCACGGGCGCGGGCGCCATCAACGGGCGCGACCGCGCGGAACTCATCGCCATCATGCTCGCCTTCCGCGCCAATGAACGCCCGGGCACCATCATGGGGCGCATCGCCCGCGGCTACACCGAGGCGGAGATCGCCGCCGTGGCCGAACACTTCTCGCGTATCCGCTGA
- a CDS encoding 2OG-Fe(II) oxygenase: MKTLPGDPFPWFTLPSTDNPRYAFHSVAGRYVLLAFLGSSRQPVAQAALAAVAGHRARFDDESACFFGISADPTDRAERRLVQDLPGIRFLFDLDGAVARDVGVVRPAPDGGAPIYAPSWVLLDPMLRVIETRPLAEAEAIMARLAALPPPETHGGTDIPPPVLVLPRIFEPELCRALIGHYQAQGGNPSGFMREENGKTVGVFDPAMKRRSDCTIEDEGLRSATRARILRRVVPELKRVHHFDATRMERYIVACYDSAERGHFAAHRDNTTAGTAHRRFAVTINLNAEEFAGGELRFPEYGKRSWRAPTGGAVVFSCSLLHQALPVTAGVRYAFLPFLYDEAAARVREANNEKLGEGVGAYKAMPKEAAAG, translated from the coding sequence ATGAAGACGCTGCCTGGCGATCCCTTTCCCTGGTTCACCCTGCCGTCCACGGACAACCCGCGCTACGCCTTCCATTCCGTGGCGGGACGGTACGTGCTGCTGGCCTTCCTCGGGTCGTCGCGCCAGCCGGTGGCGCAGGCCGCGCTTGCCGCGGTGGCCGGGCATCGCGCGCGCTTCGACGATGAATCCGCCTGCTTCTTCGGCATCAGCGCCGATCCCACCGACCGCGCCGAACGCCGCCTGGTGCAGGATTTGCCCGGCATCCGCTTCCTGTTCGACCTCGACGGCGCGGTGGCACGGGACGTCGGCGTGGTCCGTCCGGCGCCGGATGGCGGCGCGCCGATCTATGCGCCGTCCTGGGTGCTGCTCGACCCCATGCTGCGCGTGATCGAAACGCGCCCGCTGGCGGAGGCCGAGGCCATCATGGCGCGCCTCGCTGCATTGCCGCCGCCCGAGACCCATGGCGGCACCGACATCCCGCCCCCCGTTCTCGTGCTGCCGCGCATCTTCGAACCCGAGCTGTGCCGCGCGCTGATCGGGCACTACCAGGCGCAGGGCGGCAACCCGTCCGGCTTCATGCGGGAGGAGAACGGCAAGACCGTGGGTGTCTTCGACCCCGCGATGAAGCGCCGCAGCGACTGCACGATCGAGGATGAAGGCCTGCGTTCCGCCACCCGCGCACGCATCCTCCGACGCGTGGTGCCGGAACTGAAGCGCGTGCACCACTTCGACGCCACGCGCATGGAGCGCTACATCGTCGCCTGCTACGATTCAGCCGAGCGCGGGCACTTCGCCGCGCATCGTGACAACACCACGGCGGGCACCGCGCATCGCCGCTTCGCCGTCACCATCAACCTGAATGCCGAGGAATTCGCGGGTGGCGAGCTGCGCTTCCCCGAATACGGCAAGCGATCCTGGCGCGCGCCGACCGGGGGCGCGGTGGTGTTCTCCTGCTCCCTGCTGCACCAGGCGCTGCCGGTGACGGCGGGGGTGCGCTACGCCTTCCTGCCCTTCCTGTACGACGAGGCCGCGGCGCGGGTGCGCGAGGCGAACAACGAAAAGCTGGGCGAGGGGGTGGGGGCGTACAAGGCGATGCCGAAGGAAGCGGCGGCCGGCTGA
- a CDS encoding YeeE/YedE thiosulfate transporter family protein, with the protein MSATATRAAAAPWPVLAAALLLAGGAAWFGAGHGWRQAALWALGAGLGVALYHATFSFAGGFRALLGQRRSAAFRAQLVMLAILVVLMLPAIDAGSLAGAPVRGIVFPLGVAVVVGAFLFGVGMQLGGGCGSGTLYTAGGGSLRMLLTLAFFVAGATLAAWQSEAWSGLPALPAATLPGLLGLWPAVGVSLALLAAAGAAAWLAERRRHGAATPLRGTGGAWLHGPWPLLWGAVALALLNLATLWLAGRPWVITAAFPLWGSRVIEALGLDDPAFWAFWEDPTRTEAFLRPVLADRTTVMDVGLMAGALLAAGLAGRFAPRLAMPWRHAVASVLGGLLLGVGAVVASGCNISAYVAGIASGSLHGWGWIIPALAGNWVGMRLRPAFGLPA; encoded by the coding sequence ATGAGCGCCACCGCGACCCGCGCAGCCGCCGCGCCCTGGCCGGTGCTCGCCGCCGCTCTGTTGCTGGCGGGCGGCGCGGCATGGTTCGGCGCGGGGCATGGCTGGCGGCAGGCCGCGCTCTGGGCGCTGGGCGCGGGGCTGGGGGTCGCGCTGTACCACGCGACCTTCTCCTTCGCCGGCGGCTTCCGCGCGCTGCTTGGCCAGCGGCGCAGCGCGGCCTTCCGCGCGCAGCTGGTGATGCTCGCGATCCTGGTCGTGCTGATGCTGCCGGCGATCGACGCGGGCAGCCTGGCCGGCGCGCCGGTGCGCGGCATCGTCTTCCCGCTCGGCGTTGCGGTGGTGGTGGGGGCCTTCCTGTTCGGGGTGGGCATGCAGCTTGGCGGTGGCTGCGGGTCGGGCACGCTCTACACCGCCGGCGGGGGCAGCCTGCGGATGCTGCTGACGCTGGCCTTCTTCGTCGCCGGCGCCACACTCGCCGCCTGGCAGTCCGAGGCCTGGTCCGGCCTGCCCGCGCTGCCTGCCGCGACGCTGCCGGGGCTGCTTGGGCTGTGGCCGGCGGTCGGGGTCAGCCTGGCACTACTGGCCGCTGCAGGCGCTGCCGCCTGGCTGGCGGAACGGCGCCGCCACGGCGCGGCCACGCCCTTGCGCGGGACGGGCGGCGCCTGGCTGCACGGCCCCTGGCCGCTGCTGTGGGGCGCCGTCGCGCTGGCGCTGCTGAACCTCGCGACGCTTTGGCTCGCCGGGCGGCCTTGGGTGATCACCGCGGCCTTCCCGCTCTGGGGGTCGCGCGTCATCGAGGCGCTCGGCCTCGACGACCCGGCCTTCTGGGCCTTCTGGGAAGACCCCACCCGGACCGAGGCCTTTCTGCGTCCGGTACTGGCCGACCGCACCACGGTGATGGATGTCGGGCTGATGGCCGGTGCGCTGCTGGCGGCGGGCCTCGCCGGACGCTTCGCGCCGCGGCTCGCGATGCCCTGGCGGCACGCCGTGGCGTCGGTGCTGGGCGGGCTGCTGCTGGGGGTGGGGGCGGTGGTCGCCTCGGGGTGCAACATCAGCGCCTATGTGGCGGGGATCGCCTCGGGCAGCCTGCATGGCTGGGGCTGGATCATCCCGGCACTGGCGGGCAACTGGGTGGGGATGCGGCTGCGCCCGGCCTTCGGGCTGCCGGCCTGA